tcttccaatttgtctttggggaacattgttctcaaagtgatGGTTTATTTGCTGAagtatctgttggcaaattgacaagtctcgaatgatccttgctcttgaaggcttggctgtttttggaggctcacTATATAATACGACACGTTTGCcttacctgtttaacatctcctgttttacatcgccttgttatttcaactcatcaaatttTTAGTAGTTTTAAATTGcccatctcaacttttttggagcatgtttcAAGCATCTGAtatgtacggaagaggattaaggccaagcaataataaaaaaataaaaccatctcgagaaaaaaatcgaaatacaatcttgagaataaagtcattaaatatcgagaataaagtcattataatgcgagattaaacttaacgagttatttcccgaaacacaacgactttattctcgatatttaatgagtttattctcaagattgtatttcgacttttttctcgaaatttaacgagtttaatctcgcattatagtgactttattctcgatatttaatgagtttattctcaagattgtatttcgacttttttctcgaaatttaacgagtttaatctcgcattataatgactttaatctcgagatggctttatttttttttattattgcttggccctaatcctcttccgtagatatgaaattactgtacattttcaaaaaaataaaaaacaatgaaattcacaaggtaaaacatcatgtgTTGTTgtaatgctttcaatatagcaaagggtgaatataatttacaaatcacatgcatttttttattgttcaaaCTTTTtaagaattggggttgtagatcACCGTACTACAGCACTGGAGACCATAACAAAAACAATGAGAATGttttgtgctttgtctttgatgaGTTTATTGAATAAAAGGGCTGAGTTGATTGCATGTACAAATGCCGTTATGTGCATCCActtacaattataaataaatccCTTTCTTTCAGGTTTCTCAGATCAAAACACCCCTCACTCAGGATGATGAGTTTATAGAGATTCAGAGTGAAACTGGCACTGCCTTCCAGAGGTTCATGGTCAGACAGATGACCCTGGTCAAACAGGTAATGTACGCAAATATAAAATATGCTAAACTAAATATGCTAAATGAAAGAACAATCTGCACCACCAGTGCCGAGATATTAGCTAATGCCTGCCAATGTTGCAAGAGTAACAATATTTCAAACAACAGCATCCTACTTTTACATTTCTAGCACAACATTTCCATCTTAAAGACCCCTTTGATAAAGTTTGGGCAGGACATTTTGAAGGCCTcatcccttaaaggaatattcttggtttaatacaagttaagctcaatcgacagcagttctggcacaatgttgattgccatcaaaatgtattttgactcatcaTTATTTtgaggcccttacaatggaagtgaatggggcaagtccatgaatgttaaaatactcactgttacaAAAGTTTAGCCATAAGAAGTAAACAAgatgtgtgataaaattgctgactaaccttttctgtgtaaagtttaatccaattttacaactttgttccgAATGCAACTTAATGGCGTAAACCCTATAAAggcattaacattttttatttaaacaactcagcttaaataatacacaacttGTAATAGAATAATCATTATACTTGCTTTTATAATATCATAGGCTtcatatttctgcatttaaaccctccaaaaatttgctccattcactttcatgtgcctcactgtaacctaaatttttgcAGAAAAGGAGATACTAGtcgaaatacttttttgtggtaatcaacattatgccacaaatgctgttgattgagcttaacatgtattaaacccagaatattcctttaagggatgAGCCCTTCAATATGTCCCAGGTACATTTTTCAATTTAGAAAACAAAGATACAGATTGCTTTAAAGCTAATAAACAAGAACATAAAAAAGCCACAAAACACTAGACTTAACTtgtcattatttttacaattctgctgttgttgctttaaagaccccattaaaTCGGTTTTCTTTGAAACATTTGGAatagacattctcattctagagagtatTTAACTTGACAAACATATGTGTAATGAAAGATGAGTCAACATTATTTAAGTCTGTTTTCCAACTaaagaaagactgtacattttaaatgtgtatatctgctaaaaataTTTGATGATTGAATTGGTAAAGCATAAAATGATTGTTTCCATTGTGATCCAAAAGGTCATGAAGAACATTTTGTCTCTGGCTGCACCTGAACTCAGACTCCATGGTTTGCTCATTGCCATAGTGTGGTTTACTATGGCCTTCAGGTGAGCAactttatgaattacttttaaaatgaactCAGGCTTAGAAACTGTATGGAATTCGGAGTCTGACACATAAATACTGTGTGGATTAATTTAATGACTTCATTAAAAGTAAATGTCCTATTAATCAAACCATTTTCTTCTATTAACAGTAAATTACCTATGAATTGATATATCTTCTACTATGCAGCTTTTATGGCCTGGGAGTGTGGTTTCCAGACCAGATCAAGTACCTGCAGTATGAAGATTATGAGTCTAATGTTAAGCTTTTCCATCGAGAGAAAGTGGAACGATTTCATTTCAATTTCACTCTGCAAAATCAGGTTCACAAAGAGGGGGAGTATATCCATGACAGGTAAAACATCAGATCATCACAATAACTGTCTTTATTTCaatggagtgatggtggcgtagtgggctaaagcacataagctAAAGTacataattgttaatcagaaggtcgctggttcgatccctacagccaccaccatttatCTATGCATTGGTTGACCAGACAGTTCTGTGTTCTCTACCTGAAGGTTTATCAATATAGAaatcagaaatgtgaagtttgagGACTCGCTGTTTGAGAACTGTTATTTTGAGGACATCAAGTCAACAGAGACCTTCTTTGAGAACTGCACCCTTAAAAACACAGTCTTCTACAATACAGGTAttcaaattatacaaattattcaCCTCTATCTGATTAGATTTATGAATAATATGAATAAATTTGGCAGGTAAATCTTCAATTATTGTGTTTCTTACAGACCTGTGGGAAGATTCAAAGTTCATTGACTGTAAGCTGGaaaatacaacatttttgcaCCCCAAAAAAGGCTGCCATCTAAACTTCCAAGTCGAAAATGATATCCTAATCTATTTAGTCAGCTTTCTCGGCAGTTTGTCTGTGTTACCGGGCAATATTATAGCAGGTCTATTAATGGATAAAATTGGGAGAATTAAAATTATAGGTGAGTGGTTACACACAGGAGCTTATATTAACAGTTGTGGCTCATTTCAAGAACTGAAGAGACATTTCTTCCAACTTAAAACTTTGTGTGTGGGTTTATGTGCTTGTTCACAGGGGGTTCTATGCTGGCATCGGCTGGCTGCACCTTTTTCCTGTTCCTGTGCTTCAATCAAGGGGCAATCATTACCTTCCAGTGCCTCTTCTTTGCAGCTGGTGCGGCAGCTTGGAACGGCATTGAGGTCATTACGGTGGAGCTCTATCCAGCctctaaaaggtaaaaaaaaaaaagagagatcaaTTTCAATCACCAAAGACATCTCAGAAATTTCAAATCAATGAATGTCATGGAATGTGTCAGGaatgaggacccaaatgcaggaatgagagaaaataaatattgtaataatcaaaaaacaaacaggcaacacaaaactctcacgggggaaagaaaacaaatcaaaacaaaaactagAATAAGGATAATATCTAGGACCAACCGGGAACAAGAACAGAAACAGATTGACTACTAACAAAAATACTTGAGGGAAGAGGGCACATATATAGAGGCaaagcacatgaggaacaggtgaagcCAATTAACATGACATGGACTAAACGATGGAGAGTGATGAGGGTAACGAGGAGGCAGGGTCCATGAAGCACATGGCTacgacaaacacagacacagccAATTACTCATacacatgacaaacacacacaaacagaaaacagacaAGTATAGAAAGGCAGACAGAGAAGGATCATGACAGTACcccattttcctggtttcggatgcagcctatgtgtccatgttaacgcacaattgccatttttgtctgggttccaaatgggataaatcagcCTGCAATGGGCACTtcaaagggagaacaatcataataGGTATGCTGTAAGATACCTTTAAACTGAATAAAACTTTACTTTCaataaaaatggcttaaaaagtCAGTTCCAAATGACTGTTATTttgaagctctcacagtggatggtaaagactttgaagggaatagggcatagggaagaTCGCTTCTGAATGGAACATACCcatttgaagagtgtgcatgtgcgtatgtGCTCAAATGCATCAGGGGAATCCGAAGTCTGAtgaagagggaaaccccactattgcagtgcattTCATTTGTCCCATTACCAGGTGCATGCTGATTTTGTGTCTTCTGCATCTTTTTCGCATTAAACATCTGTCGTAAGTATGTGAAAAtgagctattattatttaattctccCTGAAGTTATTACTACACCCCATGTGTAAATTAATTAAcgacagctctatattgttgaaacAACGTGGTTCGAATGATGGATGTGCGACTTCGTTAcaatggttttgggaaacagtcatgactggctagttaatttctccaaccaTGAATCGTACTATGACGGTTAAGCAGTGAGAAGGTCGTTGTACTGGAAACACACCGCAGAACAAATTGCTGTGTAAATTACGTAAGAATTGATTCATGAACATTTTACACAGAAACTTTTTCTGCCCTTCTTTCATGAATAGAGCCCACTGAATGGACTGAAGCTTCATTTTCATTCAAGTCTGAACAAAGTCTATGCTATTCCTAAAAAGTGTAGGGGAGACTAGGGCTGGTGTAGGGGAGACTGGGACCTTTTAGACCATTGAAAAAACAATGTGACTTTTAGGTCTAGGttacaaaaatgcatttgaacttttttgccattattgcccaggaaaaatatacacacaaaccAATTCATTAAACAGCAAAcagcaaaaaatgtaaaaaaaattacaaaaaaatatcaaaccactGTTTTTGTCAACAAACATTGGTCTTAATAAATTGGGACCCACTTTATTTTAGGTACTTTAACAACAGTTCATAGTAAACTATGTActgacattaaaataaatacaatgcaatgtacttattgtgtaactttatgttgttctgcaaaattctcaaaagattcacatttgctgctactgaggttgtaGGAGTAGAGTTAGGGTTCAAGGTAAGGTTTGGGGTAGGATTAGGTTCAGGATTAGGTGTAAGGTTAATAGAaaaactacagatgtaattaaatgcagttaCTTTAAATATAAGTTCATGTATGTACAACATGTATGTGTGTAATaattacattgtatcaaatgtttaagtacaaagtagttaaagacacctaatataaagtaggTCCATaaattgtatacagtatgtttataacAATTGTGACTCATGTGATAACAATAAACGTGTGTTGTCTCAGTAAAATGCCCTTGTCCTGAAAACAAGGTTCATatatttaagttaaaaaaaattataatattgttgACCTGAATATAATACTGAAtcttttattgatgtaataattttAGTTTGAAGGATAGAATTCACAAGAAATATTCTCATTTAAAAGGGGTTTGAAATATGTGTTTCGAACCACCATAATGAGCATTGCTAGAGATACCACATTTATGTAATTGTACTTTTGACTCCATATACATGTTACTGAGATTTAGCCCAACTTTCTTGTATGACAGCTGGACAACAAGCCATGTGACAACTCTTcactataaaaaaatgtaagagtACAGTTTTGGTATACTAAGTAATGAAAATACTACCTTAGTAAATGTTCTTAACACTTATGTTCCCAGAGCCACAGCTTTTGGTGTGTTAAACGGAATCTGCAAACTGGCAGCTATCATCAGCTGTTTCATCTTTGGCAAGTTTATCGGCATTACCAAGATCATTCCCATCATCCTGTCTTTCTCTGCGCTAGTGTGTGGAGGACTGCTGGCGTTTAAACTTCCTGAGACACGGGAGATCATTCTTAAATGAAAAACCAAACTCCTCAATCATCAAGGCCTTTTACCAGCATTTAGTCCAGCTGGGATCTGGATTTCCATGTTCGGACCCCTGAACACTGACAGCAAAAGGGCTGAATCATATAAAGCTGATATGGTGTCATGTTACAAACATTTTACCATtgtattacgtttttttttttttttttttaagtatattttaaGTATGGaatccaaaatgtgacatttttggaaatctctactacaattgtacagaacttAAGAGGTTTGAGTGAGTCAACTGAATAGAAACTTTGACTTTCAGCTATAAACAAGTTAATAACAACATGGTGGTCAGATTTCTGCATTAACATTTTTTCAAGTGTTCTGAAAATTTTacagacttttattttttttaaagattttgggCAGAAATCTTTATGAATTTTCTTCCTTTGTCTGATCACCTGCTTTTGGTCTAGTTTTGGTCATCTTGTAGCTTTTGTTgtgttgtatttgtttattattgtgctATATATGTATTTCAcaatagattattttattttcactgtGTTTTAACTCTAATGCTGTTGGATTCCCATCTTTTCAACTATTATTTGCCATGCCTTTTCAATAGAATATGATCATACTATACAAGAATGGCATTGTTTGTATGAAGatagacattttttacattttactggaGAAAAATGTGTATAATGTTCATTTCCTGTAAGAAAACGTTTAGAAATGTGATTATCTGTATATTAATAGTGTCAATAGTAAATATCAATGAGGGgctcataaatattaatttatagttATTATGATGCATTTTCTCTTTTGACTACAGAGAAatctatgtatgtattttttaagaTGACATCTCTAAGAGGTAAACTGACAAAAGTTGGTTTTAATTCCATAACTAACATTAATAGATTTATAAAAGGGAATAAGtctttttatatttcatattcaaAATTTAATGGATTAAAGGATCttttcctttgttttgtttgttctggtTTGTGatggtataaaaaaataaaaataaaacaaactttcaATGTTTGAGGAATTTCCCGTGCTTTTCTGTGAGTGAAAGTATGGCAAGGCACTTGTAAAAACAAAGCCATGGCACACGTGTGAATAAGTCACACTTCTAGTTATGGTAATTTATGTATGCAAAAGGTGTGAAACAAAAAataactgtatttttgttctttcacCATGTTCACTTTTATAAATCGGCATAGCCTTtcttctttaaaatgtgaaatgatACTTCtcaaaaactgatttaaaatgtatttaaccatAGAGATTTTGTCTACATGTTATGGTTTCATAAtgctttttctctctattaccGGTAGAGTAAAGTTCAATTTGATTATCTAAATCAGCTTTATTTAAAGTGCTATCAACATATAATAATACTTTGCATTTGCAATAAGAGATTCATTCACAGCACAATGTACGTTCTTGTTTTATAACTACTCTGTGATTAAGTTGccggtaacacttcacaataaggttccatatgttaacattaggtatcatgaaataacaatgaacaatatatttattacataatttagtaatctttttataaagttagttaataaaaatgtaattgttcattgttagttcatgttagttcaaagtgcattaactaatgttaactattaaaacttttacatttaaaactgtattagtatatgttggagttaacattaaccaagattaataaatgcttaataagtattgttcactgttagtttgtTTTAACGAATGttcttaactaatgttaacaaatggaaccttattgtaaagtgttaccaagttgCCTGCTATGTGTTGCACCAAGGGTGTGAATACCCTCCCTCTGCTGGGTCGGGCTAGGTCACAGGTTGTTGAACTGTTAGCAACTAGATTGAACTGGAGCCACAGAAACAGCAATAAACATTCATACTGCCAATTGATTTCTTTGATATCTCACAAGTTGCTTTATTTAAAACAGAAACAagcaatatataattttaattgagCCTGTGTTGAGTTTCTGTTGGAGTTTTGTAGAAGAGTGGAAAGATGCACACAGGTGCCAGCTTCAGTTATAACTCTGCAGTACGGAGGTGCCAAATCTAGCATGATgctgactcactctctcactttctcacactaacagatacagacagagagcaCCAGCTTGAGGTCACAGTGCTTCAGTCACAAATTTTACCAGGAAATCTAATTTTCAAGAGATGGATACAAACTGAGCAAAAATGTAATGGTTAACTGGTTACATGATTACTGGTAACTGTGAGTGCAAATTAGACAAAACAGATATTTTCTAAATTTATATTCAACTTGTAGCCTTCTTCTGAGACACATTTGATTCCATTCAAGGAACACAAGCGTAAATCATTTGTAAAACTATTATTACATAAAATGCTATAATAGTTATTACAATTAATGAGGCCCAATtaacttaaaagaatattccggattcaatacaagctaagctcaatcaacagaatttgtagcataatattgattaccataaactaaattttgacttgcccctccatGCTCccaaaaatcagggttccagtgaggcatttacaatggaattgaattggGCCAATCCGGTGTGATCTGCATTCGtactgctgtttaccagcaaaagagTGACTGAAgcagttgtcataatgaaccagctgctcaaatagtctcaacatcacaatatctttatttttatttgatacaAATGTTCAAAAagtcacaaaataaaaatgtaaagctGTTACCGTCAGAGCGCACTGTTTTGATAAAGATGCGGAGTAAAAGTTTAAAGCTGTTACAGATGGAGCGCACTTTGTTTTCTgacatcaaacaaagaatatacaaactagtcagtccactcAAGCCTTCTCCAATTCTATCCGTCACTCAGTCTAACCACTTCCGGTGCTGGGAAAGTGGAAGTGCTAGGTTTTTAAAACCTTCTGAACTCAGAATCCCATGTTGCATTTCATGTAAACAATATGGTGGTACagatggggcatgtggtgagttgtgcgtggatgctgcggagaatagtgtgaagcctccacacgtgctaggtctccgcggtaacatgctcaacaagccatgtgataattgacggtttcagatgcgaaggcaactgagattcgtcctccaccacccggattgaggtgtgccagtatgccaccacaaggacttagaatgcattgggaattgggcattccaaacagGGGAGAAAAGGGAGAACCCCCGttaacggattggccccatttacttcccttataagttcctcactgtaaccttacatttgctttttttaagaaaaggagggacaaaccaaatacaattttatggtaattaacattatgccacaaatgctgttaattgagtttaacttgtattgaccaTGGAATTTTCTTTTAATGCACACTTTAATATGTTATTTATCATACTAATACACAATAGTATCAAAACTATACACaaatcagtcagtcaatcaatcaatcaatcaattcgttttttttttttctcataatgAACTCATC
The sequence above is a segment of the Xyrauchen texanus isolate HMW12.3.18 chromosome 2, RBS_HiC_50CHRs, whole genome shotgun sequence genome. Coding sequences within it:
- the LOC127619252 gene encoding synaptic vesicle glycoprotein 2B-like isoform X2, giving the protein MDDPYQNSINQQGETYPTYKEESYPFQTDYPPQEEDAASDATEGYDEEDQMYEGEYQGIPHPDEIKEARRAARREARMKARMAAEAEEETLPEQYETIMEDCGHGRFQWTLFTVLGLALMADGVECFVVGFALPSAEKDMCLSNADKGMLGLIVYVGMMVGAVVWGGLADKLGRRQCLLYALAINCIFSFLSCFAQSYGFFIFFRLCSGIGIGGSIPVVYTYYSEFLHMDKRGEHLSWLCLFWMLGGLYASFTAWGIIPHYGWGFSMGTEFQFHSWRVFVLVCFLPSVAALAGLVFMPESPRFLLEVSQIKTPLTQDDEFIEIQSETGTAFQRFMVRQMTLVKQVMKNILSLAAPELRLHGLLIAIVWFTMAFSFYGLGVWFPDQIKYLQYEDYESNVKLFHREKVERFHFNFTLQNQVHKEGEYIHDRFINIEIRNVKFEDSLFENCYFEDIKSTETFFENCTLKNTVFYNTDLWEDSKFIDCKLENTTFLHPKKGCHLNFQVENDILIYLVSFLGSLSVLPGNIIAGLLMDKIGRIKIIGGSMLASAGCTFFLFLCFNQGAIITFQCLFFAAGAAAWNGIEVITVELYPASKRATAFGVLNGICKLAAIISCFIFGKFIGITKIIPIILSFSALVCGGLLAFKLPETREIILK
- the LOC127619252 gene encoding synaptic vesicle glycoprotein 2B-like isoform X1, producing MDDPYQNSINQQGETYPTYKEESYPFQTDYPPQEEDAASDATEGYDEEDQMYEGEYQGIPHPDEIKEARRAARREARMKARMAAEAEEETLPEQYETIMEDCGHGRFQWTLFTVLGLALMADGVECFVVGFALPSAEKDMCLSNADKGMLGLIVYVGMMVGAVVWGGLADKLGRRQCLLYALAINCIFSFLSCFAQSYGFFIFFRLCSGIGIGGSIPVVYTYYSEFLHMDKRGEHLSWLCLFWMLGGLYASFTAWGIIPHYGWGFSMGTEFQFHSWRVFVLVCFLPSVAALAGLVFMPESPRFLLETARHDEAWMILRQVHDTNWRAKGEPERVFEVSQIKTPLTQDDEFIEIQSETGTAFQRFMVRQMTLVKQVMKNILSLAAPELRLHGLLIAIVWFTMAFSFYGLGVWFPDQIKYLQYEDYESNVKLFHREKVERFHFNFTLQNQVHKEGEYIHDRFINIEIRNVKFEDSLFENCYFEDIKSTETFFENCTLKNTVFYNTDLWEDSKFIDCKLENTTFLHPKKGCHLNFQVENDILIYLVSFLGSLSVLPGNIIAGLLMDKIGRIKIIGGSMLASAGCTFFLFLCFNQGAIITFQCLFFAAGAAAWNGIEVITVELYPASKRATAFGVLNGICKLAAIISCFIFGKFIGITKIIPIILSFSALVCGGLLAFKLPETREIILK